The Kitasatospora paranensis genome has a window encoding:
- a CDS encoding TniQ family protein: MDSVAALNRVRARELPLHVRFMAGESTGSYVTRLAGRNGLEVQQLLDEVGHGSTRAVAPHLTELYLNRPAAERLAALAGRPLEVMRRALASLDAAYLLDDGDGTPAWSFPWAVRDGYLVRACALCAARRGIGEPAWMMVADPWHLCARHARWSDNSRDPQTPWIDVADWPQILATEHQRVAMVRCLGRTARALFADAHTMSRAESSAPDRLQSMADRLGEARTASLLSYPHTVRIARVLARAERRRLGRELTADSYEDWFTRSSQELGPRHRGVLRRWMECHKPVPGPAPRRGGELGRAVLVTPHTRIAPLDSVHQLSCLPSGPVASPFDRPFL, translated from the coding sequence ATGGATTCGGTAGCGGCTTTGAATCGGGTACGGGCGCGTGAGCTGCCGTTGCACGTCCGGTTCATGGCAGGCGAGTCGACCGGCTCCTACGTGACCCGCCTGGCCGGCCGCAACGGGCTCGAGGTCCAGCAGTTGCTGGACGAGGTCGGGCATGGCAGCACGAGGGCCGTCGCGCCACACCTGACCGAGCTCTACCTCAACCGTCCTGCCGCCGAGCGCCTGGCCGCCCTGGCGGGCCGTCCGCTGGAGGTGATGCGGCGGGCACTCGCGAGCCTGGACGCGGCGTACCTGCTCGACGACGGTGACGGAACTCCCGCCTGGTCGTTCCCGTGGGCGGTGCGGGACGGCTATCTCGTGCGGGCCTGCGCGTTGTGCGCGGCCCGCCGCGGCATCGGTGAGCCGGCCTGGATGATGGTGGCGGACCCCTGGCACCTGTGCGCCCGGCACGCACGGTGGTCGGACAACTCCCGTGATCCGCAGACCCCTTGGATCGACGTGGCCGACTGGCCGCAGATCCTGGCGACGGAACACCAGCGGGTGGCCATGGTGCGGTGCCTGGGCCGCACCGCACGCGCACTGTTCGCCGACGCGCACACGATGAGCAGAGCCGAATCGAGCGCACCGGACAGACTCCAGTCGATGGCCGACCGGCTCGGGGAGGCGCGGACCGCGTCCTTGTTGTCCTACCCGCACACCGTGCGCATCGCCCGCGTCCTGGCGCGGGCCGAGCGCCGCCGACTCGGCCGGGAGCTGACGGCGGACTCCTACGAGGACTGGTTCACGCGCAGCTCACAGGAGTTGGGGCCCAGGCACCGGGGAGTGCTGAGGCGGTGGATGGAGTGCCACAAGCCGGTGCCTGGCCCGGCGCCAAGGCGCGGGGGTGAGTTGGGGCGGGCCGTGCTGGTCACGCCGCACACACGGATCGCGCCGCTGGATTCGGTGCACCAACTCAGCTGCCTGCCCTCCGGCCCGGTGGCCAGCCCGTTCGACCGGCCCTTCCTGTGA
- a CDS encoding TnsA-like heteromeric transposase endonuclease subunit → MRESGPDQVRAVPLERCEPLREPHAYNGRPSILTRYWSATTGGMVVCGSERLMHAAMLLDYDAAITCFSAPATEIAWEDGSAHGTVSPAFFARTADGRRLAIVHPGRAEPDGARERQALEMAAQAAGWTLTDLDVPIGVRLAWLKVVANFRFPELFDTATRPALLDTFRQPRPLVRGVAEAGLPDTALAHAWHLLWRGDLLFDQARPLIPVSAAWTADTAHR, encoded by the coding sequence ATGCGTGAGAGTGGCCCAGACCAGGTGCGGGCGGTGCCGCTGGAACGGTGCGAGCCATTGCGTGAACCACACGCCTACAACGGCCGACCGTCGATCTTGACCCGGTACTGGTCGGCGACCACAGGCGGCATGGTGGTGTGCGGCAGTGAGCGGCTGATGCACGCGGCCATGCTGCTGGACTACGACGCCGCCATCACCTGCTTCTCGGCCCCCGCGACCGAGATCGCCTGGGAGGACGGCAGCGCCCATGGAACGGTCAGCCCGGCGTTCTTCGCCCGCACCGCTGACGGGCGGCGGCTGGCGATCGTGCACCCGGGCCGCGCGGAGCCGGACGGCGCGCGCGAACGCCAGGCGCTGGAGATGGCGGCGCAGGCCGCCGGGTGGACACTGACGGACCTGGACGTCCCCATCGGGGTGCGGCTGGCATGGCTGAAGGTGGTGGCCAACTTCCGGTTCCCCGAACTGTTCGACACAGCGACCCGTCCGGCCCTGCTGGACACCTTCCGCCAACCCCGCCCGCTGGTCCGCGGAGTAGCCGAAGCCGGCCTGCCCGACACCGCCCTCGCCCACGCCTGGCACCTGCTGTGGCGCGGCGACCTCCTCTTCGACCAGGCACGGCCCCTGATCCCCGTCTCCGCGGCGTGGACCGCCGACACAGCCCACCGGTAG
- a CDS encoding Mu transposase C-terminal domain-containing protein, with the protein MDLTPGVTVRWLGGLYEVAALQGPRVHLHALDENGEDAVALVSAVTCAADFALVEAQGRERPGPRIPDVSIVDVLDPLERERMRTWEWHLHEVVHGLPPGAPSGTRPRPQYDPEETSRWSRLDAKSRELKDLGWAKVSVATLRRRAQDYEERGVAGLVKIVAGSLYGDTDERIVQLLLEELRAGTEESSGWANRLRERVEARLRAEFPKEGLSLSRTGFYRLLKDLGVRVETLRGPVRRREERASSPEPPWSPTRAAMLGEVVQIDSTGLDILAVGDHGYPVQVELTAAIDVASRSIIAAMIVPRAPGRGYKGKRLGGRATTYFDATLMLAQALAPMPGRPGWSPSAAAEKARHLPYADLVACDPRMAGAAARPVIRPKMVVVDQGSIYQSEHFTDVCTSLKISVRSARDRTADDKAVIESTFSAIKKLFCQYVAGYTARDLSRRGKFVTEGVMWRLNELQDLLNEWIALGWQQHRHEGLRDPHLPGVVLTPNQMYAALVACEGYVPLPLSESQNRKLLLCEWRQVTDKGVRIGNRTYDSRALQEYNKEPSGVRGKGMKWPIRHDPYSPRYVWLFDQRKEQRGEDPWVEAEFVHQDLIGDDWSLFLWETAERLRLEAGGSEEDRQWERDIALEVSELRRRARQGPADEPATPTRRGRGRTRWRRPAAPYTGPGLAVRAPAVGRYAGIPAPDPARVRPARSLNVPAHLLFAGAALAGPEPSPTASPAPPGANSVDSPPSGTDTDAALPGPAKAPDPRRWRSRTLSGRATDLFLRSLAPAPDDSDSPDPSGDEEIT; encoded by the coding sequence GTGGACCTGACGCCGGGAGTGACAGTGCGCTGGCTGGGCGGCCTGTACGAGGTCGCCGCCCTCCAAGGCCCCCGGGTGCACCTGCACGCCTTGGACGAGAACGGCGAGGACGCCGTCGCGCTGGTATCCGCAGTGACCTGCGCCGCCGACTTCGCGCTGGTGGAGGCGCAGGGCCGGGAGCGGCCCGGCCCGCGGATCCCGGACGTGAGCATCGTGGACGTGCTCGACCCCCTGGAGCGCGAGCGAATGCGCACCTGGGAGTGGCACCTGCACGAGGTCGTTCACGGACTGCCGCCTGGCGCGCCCTCGGGCACCCGGCCGCGCCCGCAGTACGACCCGGAAGAGACGTCGCGGTGGAGCCGACTGGACGCCAAGTCCCGCGAACTCAAGGACCTGGGCTGGGCGAAGGTGTCAGTCGCAACACTGCGGCGCCGCGCCCAGGACTACGAGGAGCGGGGCGTCGCCGGGCTCGTGAAGATCGTCGCCGGGTCCCTGTACGGCGACACCGACGAGCGGATCGTCCAGTTGCTGCTGGAGGAACTCCGCGCCGGGACGGAGGAGTCCTCGGGGTGGGCCAACCGGCTGCGGGAGCGGGTCGAAGCCCGGCTGCGCGCTGAGTTTCCGAAGGAGGGCCTGAGCCTGTCGCGGACCGGGTTCTACCGGCTGCTGAAGGACCTGGGCGTGCGGGTGGAGACGCTGCGCGGGCCGGTGCGCCGCCGCGAGGAGCGGGCCAGCTCGCCCGAGCCGCCCTGGTCGCCGACCCGGGCGGCGATGCTGGGCGAGGTGGTGCAGATCGACTCCACCGGGCTGGACATCCTGGCTGTCGGCGACCACGGCTACCCGGTCCAGGTCGAGCTGACCGCAGCGATCGACGTGGCCTCGCGCAGCATCATCGCGGCGATGATCGTGCCCCGTGCTCCGGGCCGCGGTTACAAGGGCAAACGCCTCGGCGGGCGGGCGACCACCTATTTCGATGCGACGCTGATGCTCGCCCAGGCGCTCGCGCCGATGCCCGGACGGCCCGGCTGGTCGCCGTCCGCAGCGGCCGAGAAGGCCCGCCACCTGCCGTACGCGGACCTGGTGGCGTGCGACCCGCGGATGGCCGGCGCCGCGGCGCGTCCGGTGATCCGCCCGAAGATGGTGGTCGTCGACCAGGGCAGCATCTACCAGAGTGAGCACTTCACCGACGTGTGTACCTCGCTGAAGATCTCGGTGCGCTCAGCGCGCGACCGCACCGCCGACGACAAGGCCGTCATCGAGTCGACGTTCAGCGCGATCAAGAAGCTGTTCTGCCAGTACGTCGCCGGGTACACCGCGCGTGACCTGTCCCGGCGCGGGAAGTTCGTGACCGAGGGCGTCATGTGGCGCCTCAACGAGTTGCAGGACCTTCTGAACGAGTGGATCGCGCTGGGCTGGCAGCAGCACCGCCACGAGGGCCTGCGCGACCCGCACCTGCCCGGGGTCGTGCTGACCCCGAACCAGATGTACGCGGCGCTGGTGGCCTGCGAGGGCTACGTGCCGCTGCCCCTGTCGGAGTCGCAGAACCGCAAGCTGCTGCTGTGCGAGTGGCGGCAGGTCACCGACAAAGGTGTGCGGATCGGCAACCGCACCTACGACAGCCGGGCCCTGCAGGAGTACAACAAGGAGCCGTCCGGGGTACGCGGGAAGGGCATGAAGTGGCCCATCCGCCACGACCCCTACAGCCCGCGCTACGTGTGGCTGTTCGACCAGCGCAAGGAGCAGCGCGGCGAAGACCCTTGGGTGGAGGCGGAGTTCGTCCACCAGGACCTCATCGGGGACGACTGGTCGCTGTTCTTGTGGGAGACCGCCGAACGCCTGCGGCTCGAGGCCGGCGGCAGCGAGGAGGACCGGCAGTGGGAGCGCGACATCGCGCTGGAGGTGTCCGAGCTGCGTCGGCGCGCCAGGCAGGGCCCCGCCGACGAGCCGGCCACGCCGACGCGACGCGGCCGCGGGCGTACACGCTGGCGCCGCCCCGCGGCCCCGTACACCGGTCCCGGCCTCGCCGTGCGCGCGCCTGCCGTTGGCCGGTACGCGGGCATCCCGGCGCCCGACCCGGCCCGGGTGCGCCCCGCCAGGTCGCTGAACGTCCCGGCCCACTTGCTGTTCGCCGGCGCGGCCCTGGCCGGCCCCGAACCGTCCCCGACCGCTTCGCCCGCGCCGCCGGGCGCGAACAGCGTTGACAGCCCGCCCTCGGGCACGGACACCGACGCGGCCCTGCCGGGGCCGGCGAAGGCGCCCGATCCGCGGCGGTGGCGTTCGCGCACGCTCTCCGGTCGCGCCACCGACCTGTTCCTGCGCAGCCTCGCCCCGGCCCCCGATGACAGCGACAGCCCGGACCCGTCCGGCGACGAGGAGATCACATGA
- a CDS encoding DNA/RNA non-specific endonuclease, with protein MVSCWRLMFWPFAAVRIVDQALAAVLQNPLRDENPGDSCLRGGLGWREYGDPDPNNGGRATGIEACLDTEWIETHPGSSTQKDINPPGTDWAKDFARYLGLLPSADINKCHLLADTLSGEGGRTDNLVPCSRATNFPKRLGDPGRMEDNMRKFEGETRAAVDAGSIVHYRVVPVYAGPRTVPYAIEMYAYGTDRNGIPNFALSETVANTIYSPRVGSVNMGLWTDSRTGSVVPTN; from the coding sequence ATGGTCAGTTGCTGGAGATTGATGTTCTGGCCGTTCGCGGCGGTGCGCATCGTGGATCAGGCGCTCGCGGCGGTCTTGCAGAACCCTCTAAGGGACGAAAATCCAGGCGATTCTTGTCTCAGGGGCGGCCTTGGATGGCGAGAATATGGCGACCCTGACCCAAATAATGGCGGGCGAGCAACCGGTATTGAAGCTTGCCTTGACACGGAGTGGATAGAAACCCATCCCGGATCCAGCACGCAAAAGGATATAAATCCACCAGGAACCGACTGGGCGAAGGACTTCGCCAGATACCTGGGCCTTCTTCCGAGTGCGGATATCAATAAATGCCATCTTCTCGCTGATACGCTCTCGGGCGAAGGAGGCCGAACCGATAATCTGGTTCCGTGCTCTCGGGCCACCAATTTTCCCAAGAGATTGGGAGACCCGGGTCGCATGGAGGACAACATGCGTAAATTCGAGGGCGAGACGAGAGCGGCTGTGGATGCCGGCAGCATCGTGCACTACAGGGTGGTCCCGGTCTATGCTGGCCCTAGGACTGTTCCATACGCGATCGAAATGTACGCCTACGGAACTGACCGGAACGGCATCCCGAACTTTGCCCTGAGCGAGACGGTCGCTAATACCATCTATAGTCCGCGAGTGGGTTCCGTGAACATGGGCCTATGGACGGATTCGCGGACTGGCAGTGTCGTGCCGACGAACTAG
- a CDS encoding helix-turn-helix transcriptional regulator, whose amino-acid sequence MDDQIRHPLAYARALRGWSQSDLAARIHRAARNRPEGLRSGTDKAAVSKWETWRKTPSAESRLLIAEAFEVPLGDLEAVDWPHWLPGQEQPVPLGPAFTVHALRDAQRAAMDHRRRTFMTFSALALAGLSTQWATLEPDPPATSWNGARVDAELVDWLEDTTTQLTNLPTEQRQHTAKLMDAHLETVTDLLEHGRYTEPLGRRLHLLAATLASTCGWHRFDQGHHYAAGKLWNAALTNAHAARDRDLGAGILSDFAYQSIWLTRPDAAVEPLSQALIHTRHPTARSLLHLRRARAHAALGESSDCHRDLAAAETALLTDSPDPAPEWCRWMSTADLAVDSGQCMLDLGRTDQAHTRIDEGLSLLPRSRDKTRGIFLTYEARSLLRAREVEQALTVTNQSLDLATRIGAARCITLARELVPEFRPYRQVDGVADLMDRLRAS is encoded by the coding sequence GTGGACGACCAGATCAGGCACCCGCTTGCGTACGCCCGCGCGCTCCGCGGCTGGTCCCAGAGCGACCTTGCGGCCCGAATCCACCGTGCGGCCCGGAACCGGCCTGAAGGCCTTCGATCCGGCACCGACAAGGCCGCCGTCAGTAAATGGGAGACCTGGCGCAAGACGCCCAGCGCCGAATCACGGCTCCTCATCGCCGAAGCCTTCGAGGTCCCCCTCGGCGACCTGGAAGCCGTCGACTGGCCTCACTGGCTGCCCGGCCAGGAACAGCCGGTGCCCCTTGGACCGGCGTTCACCGTTCACGCACTTCGAGACGCACAGAGGGCCGCAATGGACCATCGCCGCCGCACCTTCATGACCTTCAGCGCCCTCGCACTGGCCGGCCTCTCAACCCAATGGGCCACCCTCGAACCCGATCCACCCGCCACCTCCTGGAACGGCGCGCGAGTCGATGCCGAATTGGTCGACTGGCTGGAGGACACCACCACCCAGCTGACCAACCTTCCGACCGAACAGCGCCAGCACACCGCCAAGCTGATGGACGCCCACCTGGAAACGGTCACCGACCTCCTCGAGCACGGCCGCTACACCGAACCCCTCGGCCGACGACTCCACCTGCTCGCCGCCACCCTGGCCAGCACCTGCGGCTGGCACCGCTTCGACCAAGGCCACCACTACGCCGCCGGCAAGCTCTGGAACGCAGCCCTCACCAACGCACACGCCGCCCGGGACCGCGATCTCGGCGCCGGCATTCTCTCCGACTTCGCCTACCAGTCCATCTGGCTCACCCGACCCGACGCCGCGGTCGAGCCGCTCAGCCAGGCCCTCATCCACACCCGCCACCCCACCGCCCGGTCCCTGCTCCACCTCCGCCGGGCCCGCGCCCACGCCGCACTCGGAGAATCCTCCGACTGCCACCGCGACCTGGCCGCCGCCGAGACCGCCCTGCTGACCGACAGCCCCGACCCGGCCCCCGAATGGTGCCGATGGATGAGCACGGCCGACCTGGCCGTCGACTCGGGCCAATGCATGCTCGACCTCGGACGCACCGACCAGGCACACACCCGCATCGACGAAGGCCTGAGCCTGCTGCCCCGATCACGCGACAAGACCCGCGGCATCTTCCTGACCTACGAAGCCCGGAGCCTGCTGCGAGCCCGCGAAGTCGAACAGGCCCTCACGGTCACGAACCAGTCCCTCGACCTGGCAACCCGGATCGGCGCCGCGCGGTGCATCACCCTGGCCCGCGAACTCGTCCCGGAGTTCAGGCCCTACCGGCAGGTCGACGGAGTCGCCGACCTCATGGACCGCCTCAGAGCGAGCTGA
- a CDS encoding Gfo/Idh/MocA family oxidoreductase, which produces MKRRAAVIGLGHQALEDHLPGLLASSRADLVAICDSNPNTLRQQQELLQVPGFIHAGELLDTAAPDFVIVAVPHHAGRDVVRECAARGVHVLKEKPFATSVEEARELAQVCRAGEVELMVTLQRRFNPIYTSVAGLLDQIGTPFLIDGQYTFHTDDPGAGWRGDVRQAGGGCIIDMGYHLIDLLLWYFGLPSRVIAEFSTTAVPGGGYDAEDTAVIQLGYDTDLYGSLLLSRWMAPKSEHLHVVGTRGSVLLSKGRVQRLDLDGTVVEELTRPHAPASAATAQIDHFCRVLDGDRPNTSGPDQHLAHAAFIASCYRSKDAGRYIDPKEML; this is translated from the coding sequence ATGAAACGACGCGCTGCAGTCATCGGCCTCGGCCACCAGGCGCTCGAGGACCATCTGCCCGGCCTGCTCGCCTCCAGCCGGGCCGACCTCGTCGCAATCTGCGACAGCAACCCGAACACGTTGCGGCAGCAGCAGGAGCTGTTGCAGGTCCCCGGGTTCATCCACGCCGGTGAACTGCTGGACACGGCGGCGCCGGACTTCGTGATCGTCGCCGTCCCGCACCATGCCGGCCGGGACGTCGTCCGGGAGTGCGCCGCCCGGGGCGTCCACGTCCTCAAGGAGAAGCCGTTCGCCACGTCCGTGGAGGAGGCCCGGGAGCTGGCCCAGGTCTGCCGGGCCGGCGAGGTGGAGCTGATGGTGACGCTCCAGCGGCGGTTCAACCCGATCTACACCAGCGTCGCCGGCCTACTGGACCAGATCGGCACCCCGTTCCTGATCGACGGCCAGTACACCTTCCACACCGACGACCCCGGCGCCGGATGGCGCGGGGACGTCCGGCAGGCCGGCGGTGGCTGCATCATCGACATGGGCTACCACCTCATTGACCTGCTGCTCTGGTACTTCGGCCTGCCCAGCCGGGTCATCGCCGAATTCTCCACCACCGCGGTACCAGGCGGCGGCTACGACGCCGAGGACACCGCCGTCATCCAGCTCGGCTACGACACCGACCTGTACGGGTCGCTCCTGCTGTCGCGGTGGATGGCGCCGAAGAGCGAGCACCTGCACGTGGTCGGCACCCGCGGCTCGGTACTGCTGTCCAAAGGCCGGGTCCAGCGTCTCGACCTGGACGGCACGGTCGTCGAGGAACTGACCCGCCCGCACGCGCCCGCCTCCGCAGCGACCGCGCAGATCGACCACTTCTGCCGGGTCCTGGACGGCGACAGGCCCAACACATCCGGCCCCGACCAGCACCTCGCGCACGCCGCGTTCATCGCCTCCTGCTACCGCTCCAAGGATGCGGGGCGCTACATCGACCCGAAGGAAATGCTGTGA
- a CDS encoding DegT/DnrJ/EryC1/StrS family aminotransferase, whose translation MTSTLALLGGKPAVTATGPHFTWPPIDDTTRAKVTAQLDEAISLPGRSGIVAELEEGLQDYFGVRHAITTSSGTAALHAAYWAARIRPGDEVIVPAWTFHATASPLFHLRAVPVLCETGPDGNIDPARVEELITPRTRAVMVTHLWGKPADMAGLVAVANAHDLAVLEDGSHAHGASIAGQKVGTFGLASAFSLNGPKPLSGGEGGFVLTDDEDTYHRVLTFAHYNKRARTEIPEDHPLARYAVTGAGLKLRIHPLAAAIAHDQLARLDGYLAGRTEIAHHLTDRLAQVPGLKVTTPPEGVLPSWYALTLTYTPDELGGLPIERFHQALLAEGATEFDRPGSTCPLNQLPLYQDPGMLFPGHPHSQRRYQHGDFPVAEHSHAHTVKLPVWHREQDLELAAQYIAAAIKISDHHKELL comes from the coding sequence GTGACCAGCACGCTCGCCCTCCTCGGCGGCAAGCCCGCCGTCACCGCCACGGGCCCCCACTTCACCTGGCCACCGATCGACGACACCACCCGCGCCAAGGTCACCGCCCAGCTCGACGAGGCGATCTCCCTACCCGGCCGGTCCGGCATCGTCGCCGAACTGGAGGAAGGCCTGCAGGACTACTTCGGCGTCCGGCACGCGATCACCACCAGCTCCGGCACCGCCGCCCTGCACGCCGCCTACTGGGCTGCCCGGATCAGGCCCGGCGATGAGGTGATCGTGCCGGCCTGGACCTTCCACGCCACCGCCTCCCCTCTCTTCCATCTCCGCGCCGTCCCGGTGCTGTGCGAAACCGGGCCGGACGGCAACATCGACCCCGCCCGTGTCGAGGAGCTGATCACGCCCCGGACCCGGGCGGTCATGGTCACCCATCTGTGGGGCAAGCCCGCCGACATGGCCGGGCTCGTGGCCGTCGCGAACGCCCACGACCTGGCGGTGCTGGAGGACGGCTCCCACGCCCACGGCGCGAGCATCGCCGGGCAGAAGGTCGGCACGTTCGGCCTCGCCTCGGCGTTCTCCCTCAACGGCCCCAAGCCGCTGTCGGGCGGCGAGGGCGGCTTCGTCCTCACGGACGACGAGGACACCTACCACCGGGTCCTCACCTTCGCGCACTACAACAAGCGTGCCAGGACCGAGATCCCGGAAGACCACCCGCTCGCGCGGTACGCGGTCACCGGGGCCGGCCTCAAACTCCGCATCCACCCGCTCGCCGCCGCCATCGCCCACGACCAGCTCGCCCGCCTCGACGGCTACCTCGCCGGGCGGACGGAGATCGCCCACCACCTCACCGACCGGCTGGCCCAGGTACCCGGCCTGAAGGTCACCACCCCACCCGAAGGAGTGCTCCCGTCCTGGTACGCGTTGACGCTCACCTACACGCCCGACGAGCTCGGCGGCCTCCCGATCGAGCGCTTCCACCAGGCACTCCTCGCCGAGGGCGCCACCGAGTTCGACCGGCCCGGCTCCACCTGCCCCCTCAACCAGCTCCCCCTCTACCAGGACCCCGGCATGCTCTTCCCCGGCCACCCGCACTCCCAGCGCCGCTACCAGCACGGAGACTTCCCCGTCGCCGAACACTCCCACGCGCACACCGTCAAGCTCCCCGTCTGGCATCGTGAGCAGGATCTGGAACTGGCCGCGCAGTACATCGCCGCGGCCATCAAGATCAGCGACCATCACAAGGAGCTGCTGTGA